The sequence TTTATATTCTTTGGGCTGATAGCCTACCAATTTGTCTGCTTTGTCAAAACTCTTTTTTGACCGCTCTTTATAGCCTAATTTTTCTTCGACAATTCCCTTGTTGTTATAGGAAACTGCATCTTCCGGATCCATTTCGATGGCCTTTTCATAATCGGCGATAGCACCCTCCAAATCTCCAATGCGATCCTTTAAAAAAGCCCGGCTTGAATAGCGATAGGGATTGTTTGGATCGAGGTTTAGGGCACGGTCCAGCTCTGACAAGGCTTCCTCATTCCGCTTCAACAGGTGGAGCACCACGGCACGATCACTGATAAAGTCAGCATTGTACTGATCCGTTTTCAGCAAGAGGTCAAAATCCTCCAAGGCCAGTTCCAGTTTTCCCATTCTGGAAAGCACACGTCCCCGATGTAGCAAAATGATGGGTTGGTTTGGAGTGTTGGCTAACAACTGGTTGAAAACCTCCAATGCCTCTTCGAATTTACCTTCTTTATACAGCGAAATGCCTTGATTGATATCACTCACCCTTTTATTCGTTTTAAAATTTGTGCAAAACTAATAACAATATTCATAACAGCCCATCGATCGAATAAGTTTAAAAGGAGTTGTTTAAAAAGTAGGGGAACGAGCACCATTCATGGTCAGTGCCAAGGCTACCTCTTGGCCAAATGAAACCCATTAACGATAACATAATCGCTACAAATAGCCTTGCTGGAATGGAGGTGACATAGAAAAAGGGTGTGGTTACCTGCCTTGATTCATCCTCGCGGACCGTATTCTACCTTTTTTGGTGCAGGGATATCTAATCCAGCCAAGGATAATATAAAGGGATGTTCTTTAGGTGTTGATGAGCTTTTTTAGCTTGCGGATATTGCCATTGGTCATTTTCAATGTGATCATTTCAGGTCCTGCATAGTACCTAAACCGTACCTTCTCTGCAGTGCTGATGTGATGGATGATCTCTGAGGAGAGGGAATAGTGAAGTTTGTATTTTATGCTATTGTATTGGTTGTATCCCGTTACGATGGTTACTTCTGTGGAATCTATGGCCATGATATCATCCGTGTCCTCCTGGATGTGGGTTTTGTTTTCTGCGGTGATCGATTCGACGGATATGGGATAAATGGTTTGATCAATCAAGAGGTAAATTTCTTTTTCCATCGGGTAGGAATTGGCACTCATGCTGATCACATCATAGGAAGAATAAACCGGGGATCCTGCCGAATGGGTTTCCTTTAAAATGGTTTGTTTGGCATGGTAAAACGGAGATGCTTTTTCCTCTGCATCTTTATAAATGAAATTCCTTCTCACCCGAGACTGGTCCTTTACCTCGTCATGTTCCACCACCATAGGGTTTTTGATAAACCAAGCGCATCCAGTCAACAGGGACAAAAGCACTATCAGTATCAATGGTGTCAACTTTTGGAGAGAGGAAAGTATCCTGGTCATTAGCATAGGCAGTCCCAAAAATATGGTTTTCAAAAATTGGATAATTGATTTACGGATATAATGGAAAGAGGGTTTAAGCGGAAAGCAAGGAACCAAGGAGAATACACCGTTTGGCCATGGATAGTACATGGGCTGCTTGTTTTTTTATCAAAGGAATATCTCGTTTCATTATTCCCAAGATGTCAATTATTTCTATATTTGAATAGAATTAATTAGATATGCCAAACCAACCTGAAGCAGTTATAAAAGAGTTGAAAAGCGGGAAATATGCTCCCGTTTATTTTTTGCAGGGAGAGGAGCCTTATTTCATTGATCAGATTACGGATTATATAGAAGAGCATGCCATTCCCGAGCATGAAAAAGGCTTTAATCAGATCATGATGTATGGTAAGGACGCCACCATGAACACGGTGTTGACGAATGCCCGCCGCTTTCCCATGATGGCAGAGCGGCAAGTGGTCATCGTCAAAGAGGCCCAGAATCTTCCTGACCTTGGCAAAGAAGCTGGTGACAATTTGCTCATCAACTATCTTTCCAATCCTCTTCCCAGTACCATATTGGTTTTTGCGCACAAGTACAAGGTATTGGATGGAAGAAAGGCCTTGGCAAAAGAGCTGGACAAGAAGGCTGTGCTCGTCAAATCTGCCAAGGTTCCAGAATAT comes from Echinicola vietnamensis DSM 17526 and encodes:
- a CDS encoding tetratricopeptide repeat protein yields the protein MSDINQGISLYKEGKFEEALEVFNQLLANTPNQPIILLHRGRVLSRMGKLELALEDFDLLLKTDQYNADFISDRAVVLHLLKRNEEALSELDRALNLDPNNPYRYSSRAFLKDRIGDLEGAIADYEKAIEMDPEDAVSYNNKGIVEEKLGYKERSKKSFDKADKLVGYQPKEYKSTNAPKENPVKKTPDQIPEQLKNQPTPQTKSLSFTNYWKTVGKVLSDKNTRAEFFSFIQSKLGKKK